Genomic DNA from Nitratidesulfovibrio vulgaris str. Hildenborough:
TTGCGGGTGCGCTCATGCATGAAGAGGTAGGTGGAACCGGGGGTGGCGCGCACTTCGGCGAGGATGTCGTCGATCATGGCTTCGGTGGGCACGTGGTCGCGGCTGATGTTGACCACGGCAGCCACGCTGCGCGGGTCGCCGATCTGCACGCCGAGATACGCCTTGAGACGCAGCCCGTAGACCAGAACCCCCTGATGCGGGCCGGAATGCGCCTTGTAGAGGTCGCCCCCGTTGATGGGCTGCGTGTCGAGCACCGCCCCCTGCTTGAAACACTCGGGGCTGTAGAGGCCGCAGGTCTCGCCCTCGCTGAAGCGGACGGCGATGATGGAATAGGTGCCGTCGGCAGTGGCACCGGCGTCGGTGGCCTTGCCGTGGTCGAGCGCCCACGCCCTGAAGTTGTCGTAGACGATGCGCTGTTCGGCAGCCATGCCGGAACGGCGCAGCACCTTGGGCAGCTTGCGGGCGAAGTACTTCTCGCGCCCGCCGAACATGTTGGCGGTGTCTTCCGGCACCTCGATTTCACCGCCGAGGATGGAGAGGTCGACCTTGCGCAGGTCGCTGGTCACCTCCACGCCCGGCAGCGGCGCGTTCATGGCCACCCAGCCGGCGCCCTGCACCTCGGTCACGTCCTCGTACATGTTCCACAGGCCGTGGCTGGCCTCATGGAAGGGGATGATGCCCAGAATGGGGGCTTCTTCCGTAAGGCCGTCCACCTGCTGCGGCTGTCTGCTCGCGAAGGCCGCTGCCAGTTCCTTGAGAGTCTTGCCCATACCTTCTCCTCCTAGCGTTTGAAGACAACTGTCTTGAGAAACTCTTCCGTGCTCAGCGGGGTCTCATGCCCGCCGCCACCGCCACGCACCGCGCCGAGGCTGTCCTCGCCGAGGGTTTCGGCGAGATGCGCCATGAGTTCGACGAACTCCGGCGCGTTGCCGAGACCCGATTGCGCCAGCGTCGCCAACCGGCCCTCCATGCGTTCGTCAAGCACGCGCAACGACCCGCGCGCTGCATCGAGGCGGTTCTCGTAGGCGGTGCCCCAGCGTTCACGCAGGGCGGTTTCACATCGTGTCAGGGCCTGTTCCTGCCCGGCGCGGCTCTCATCCAGCCAGAACCCCACGGCAGCCTGCGCCTGTTGCGGCGTAAGCCCCGCCCCGGTGCAGAAATCCCGGAACCTGCCGGTCAGCTGCGGGTCTGCCGACACGCCCTCGGGGAATGCGAAGCTGTAGTCCCCGGGGGTATGACCACCCGCCGTG
This window encodes:
- a CDS encoding major capsid protein, with protein sequence MGKTLKELAAAFASRQPQQVDGLTEEAPILGIIPFHEASHGLWNMYEDVTEVQGAGWVAMNAPLPGVEVTSDLRKVDLSILGGEIEVPEDTANMFGGREKYFARKLPKVLRRSGMAAEQRIVYDNFRAWALDHGKATDAGATADGTYSIIAVRFSEGETCGLYSPECFKQGAVLDTQPINGGDLYKAHSGPHQGVLVYGLRLKAYLGVQIGDPRSVAAVVNISRDHVPTEAMIDDILAEVRATPGSTYLFMHERTRNMLCRYKAGALQIGPGGRDLDRQITHWNGVEIVTSYNFMDGTEPRAAL